The Streptomyces halobius genomic interval CTTCAACGGCGCCTCCGCCTGGCCCGACGCGCTGGGCGTCGGGATGCACGCAGTGATCCCCGTGCTGTTCGTCGTCGCAGTCGAGGCCGCCCGGCACGCGATCGGCCGGATCGCCGACATCACGGCGGACAAGCACATGGAGGGTGTGCGCATCACGCGCTGGCTGCTGTCGCCCGTCCCGACGTTCCTGTTGTGGCGGCGGATGAAGCTGTGGGAGCTGCGGTCGTACGACGCGGTGATCAAACTGGAGCAGGAACGGCTGGTGTACCAGGCACGGCTGCGTTCGCGATTCGGGCGGGGTTGGCGTCGTAAGGCTCCTGTGGAGTCCTTGATGCCGCTGCGGCTCGCCCGGTACGGCGTACCGCTGGTGGAGACTGCGCCGGCTGGCCTCGCTGCGGCGGGCAACGAGGCTCCGATCGAGGCCCTGGCGGCCCCGGCTTCCGCCGAGCTGGTGTCGGCCGATGGCCCCCAGTACTCGCCCGGCGCATCGGAAGACACCACTGAACTGTCCGGTCGCCGGGGCGAGGAGACCAGCACAGTGGCCGCAGGCGTCAGCGCGCGGGAGGTGCCCGAGCGGGCCGCTGATCTCGCCGACGCCTTCCGCGCCTACCTCGCGCAGTACGGCGCTTCCCCCAACTCTCGGCAATTCGCCCTGTATCTCGTCGACGTCGGCATCACCGACCCGGAGACAGGGGGCCCGCTCCCGGAAGCCATGCTCCGTCCCGCCCTGCAAGAGCTGCGCCGGCAACGCCCCGCCCTGGCGGGTGATGCCATGGACGTGGTCGATCCCAAGCCTGAGCAGTGGCAGGGGGCTGGTACCGGCCAGCCGTACAGCAGCGTTGCCGAGCACGAGTCGGCCAGCCCCGCGCCGACCGCTACGGCCCCGCTTCCGGAACCGGTGGCCACAGCATCGGCCACCGGCGGGCAGGGTGCGCATCATCCGGTTTCCTCGGCCACCGGACAGGGCGCGACCGGCCAGACGGACGTTGCGGCTTCAGCCCGACCGTCGACGATCCCGCCCGCGCGCGTGCCCGACGCCGTCGGCCAGCCTGAACTGTGGGAGACCGCCTCTCAGAACACCGGTGAGGCCACAGCGCGCAAGCCGCAACCACAGCAGCAAGAGCTCGACCCCGAGGAGCAGAGGATCGAGCAGGTGGTGCAGTGGCTGATCGAGGCGGAGGCCACCGGCAAGCGCCTGTCTGGTGCAGAGGTTGCTCGTCGGCTGCAAGTAGCCCCGCGAACGGGCCAGCGCGTGGTCGCCGCGGCCAAGGAGGTCAAGGAGGCTCGCGAGCGACAGCAGGGCCGGTCGCACCTGAGGTCGGTCACCCACCGCACATGACCGGTCGGCCGCGTCGACGCGCCACGGCATCCGTGCAGCTGTTCCCGTCAGGAGCGTGGTCGTCACCGGCGAGGACAGCCGCGCCACGTGGACGCTCCCGGCCCCGCTGGACGCACCGCCCGTCGTCACCGCGCTCGTCGAGGGGGACGGGCTGCTCCTGGCGGTACTTGAGGACGCGACCCCGCAGGCGGTGACGGTGCGGGTGTGGACGCTCGTGCCGCGCCGGGCCCCGGCCGGGCCGGGCATCGCCGTCCACCTGACTGCCGCACCGCGGCAGTAGATTGGTGGGGCCGCTGGTTGTGGGCCGGGCGCTGAACTGACATCCCACAAAGGGGCCTGGTATGGCGTCTGTCTGCGCATGCGGCGATTACTTCGAGGTCACGACGACGGGGAACTCTGCCTCAAGCCGGGCGTTCAAGGGCTGCGCGACGTCGTGTACGTCAAAGAGCCCGGGAACCACCAGTTCGTCAAAGACGACTACCCCTGGCTGGCGCGCATCAAGGTGCGCGTGCAGGCGGCCGGGGGTGGTGCGGCCGGTGCGTCAGCCGCTGCCGGTCAGCTGGTGACGCGGCCGGGCGGAGCGGGCGGTGGCTATAGCGAGGCCGTGATCGACGCGGCCACGCTCGGTGCGGTGGAGTCCGTCGTCGTTGGCGCGGGCGGTGAGGCCGGCGGGACGTCGTCCGACGGCGGCGCCGGCGGGAACAGCTCCTTCGGCGGGTTCGTCGTCGCGAACGGCGGCGCGGGTGGGACCGCGGTCATGACGTCCGGGACGTCTCTGCAGTGCTGCTCCGGTATCCCTGCCCCGCTCGCCGGAAGCGGCGACTGGGCGAGCGGCGGCGGCGGCGGAGGCGGATGCATCCGCCTTAGCGGGACTGACGGCCTGGCGGGCGAGGGCGGTGAATCCCACCTTGGGCACGGAGGCTTCCAGCGGGCGTCCAACGGCGGCGGTGGCGCCCCCCGAGGCTACGGCGGCGGCGCGGCCGAAGGCTACGCCCGGGACGACTCCAGTACCCCTGGAACCGAGGGCGCGAGCGGCATCGTCATCATCGAACTCTACGGCTGAGGACACCGTCCGGACAATTGGCGCTTTCCACGCACATCCTGGTGGCGCCCGGCGGCGACTGCCACAAGGTCCGCCGCGGCGTCCAGCAGCTGCTGAGCCGCCCCCGCGCCCGCCGTGGGTCAAGGCTGACGGTACTGTCGACAAGAGCAAGATGCCCGATATCCTGCCTGACCGGACGGGAAGCTGTCGCGGCCGTCCATCCAGACGGCGATGCCGCCTCCCTTCTCCAGAAGCTTCGCCTGACGGGTCCGGTCCTTCACGAGGAGCTGCCACGTGCCCAGGGGTTGTAGCGCAGGACCAGGTCCAGCTTGATCCAGGTGTCCAGCTCGCCGATCCGATGAATCAGGCCGTTGTCGTCGGGGCGGCCACGGACCTCGATTCGGTACCCCAATAGAACCCCCTAACCACCCATGGGTGGAACATGGCGATTTGTTCTGCTCGGTTACGGTTGTGCTGATCGATGTGTCTGATGAAATGTGAGTTGTCATGCCGAAGCGCCGCCGCTGGCTGTCGCATCTTGTGTGGACAGAGTTCCTGGCGCCCTGGATCTTCCCGATCAACCTTGATGGCACGAGGGAATGGAAGTGGTGGAACCCCAGGGGCTTCCTGCTGCTCGTTTGCAGCCCCGTAGCTGTGCTCTGGGCCCTTGGTCCGAATAACGACGCCACATGGTGGGCTCGAATTTTGACCGCTCTTGCGGGTGTGGTCGGCGCAGCTGTTCTCGTGCTCGCGTTCATCGGATACCGCAGGCTTGCCGCACCGCCCGCGGCCACAAATGACTCTGATCCGCACAGCCCTTCCGAGAGGGATCGACTTTTCAGCGGGCCGCAGTGACGCACGCCACCATGCGACCATTGCGTAGCCGCTTAGTGGTCAACGCTCGAACTCCTTCGGGGGTTGACCACAGAGCAGGACTTGTGGTGAGACCGGTCCGGGTGTCTTGGTTGCAGAGCGAGGCTGCTGCCAGGGTAGGACCGCCGTGTCAGCGCCGCCGCTACTGCTGCCGGTCCAGTCGCTGATCGCGCAGTAAGGGGTGTCGTTGACGGTAACCAACAGTCCGTGGCGGGCCTCGGGTTCAACCTGGTACGGCTCCTGCCGTCCACCTACCGGTTCCGGTGGGGCGTGGATGCAGAACGGCCGTTCACACCGTGGCTACTGCTGCTTCCACTGCTCTTTGGTGATCTCGTACCGTACGCCTCCGTGCTCGGAGCCCTCGATCATCTCCATGTCGGAGGGAGTGGGGATGGTGTCCGCGAGCGTCATTTCGAGCTTTTCCATGATGTTGCGCGAACCGTGGTTCACGGACATCGTCTCAGCCCAGACCATGCGCACACCGAGCTCCGTGAACGCCTTGCCCAGCAAGGCCCGCGAGCCCTCGGTGGCATAACCCTTGCCCCAAGCCGCCTGCCGCAGCCGGTAGCCGAGTTCGACTTCGTCCAGCGGGCCCTCCGGCGCGGGACGCAGGATGAACCAGCCGATGAACGCGCCGCCGTCCTTCTCGTGCGCGGCGAATAGTCCGAGGTCGCCGCCCCACTTCTCGTAGCCGTCGAGGATGTTCGGCAGGTAGCGCTCGCGGACGACCTCCGGCGCGGTCGGATTGCCGCCGGTCAGGTAGCGCATCACCGCCGGGTCGCTGTCCAGCTCGATCAGCAGGTCCGCGTCATCGGCAGTGAAGCGGCGCAGGGCCAGGCGCTCGGTCTCCAGGTAGGTGTCCACGAGTCGATCATGCCTGAAGCAAGTCGGGCAGCCCAACGGTTTTCCTCGGCAACTCGGGGGCTTTGCCATGACTTCGCAGGATATAGAGACGGGTGCGCCCTGGTGCCGGCCCGTTCCCCGTTGCCTCGAAGGATCGGTCGCTTTCCTCCCATGCCCCTCGCCTCCGCCGCGCCCGTCATGCTGACCGCCTCCGAGCGCCACCGGCTGAAGAAGATGGCTTACGGCCACAAGACCCCGCATCAGGCCCGGCAGCGGGCAACCATCGTGCTGTTGGCGGCCCGAGGGCGTCCCAACGCCCGAATAGCCGTGCAGACGCGGCTGCACGTGGACACGGTGCGCACCTGGCGGGGCCGCTTCGCCGCTGGAGGACTGCCTGCCCTGGCTGACCGCAAGCGGTCGGGCCGGCCGGTCTCGTTCACCGCGCTGCAGGTTGCCGAGGTCAAGGCGCTGGCCTGTCAGTTGCCCGCCAGGACCGGCGCGCCGCTGTCGCGCTGGTCGTGTCCGGAGCTGGCACGGGAGGTGGTCGCCCAGTCCATCGCCGGGTCGATCTCCAGTTCCACCGTGCGGCGCTGGCTCAAACAAGACGCGCTCAGGCCCTGGCAGTTCCAGTCCTGGATCTCCGTGCGCGACCCCGCCTTCCGGCCCAAGGCCGCACGCGTGCTGGATCTGTACGCCCGCACCTTCGATGACGTCCCGCTGGGCGAGGACGAGTACGTGATCTCTGCGGATGAGAAGACTTCCATCCAGGCGCGTTGCCGCTGCCACCCGACACTGGCACCCGGGCAGGCCCGGGCGATGCGCGTTAACCACGAGTACGACCGCGGCGGCGCGGTGGCCTACCTGGCCGCCTACGACGTCCATCGCGCCCGTGTCTTTGGTCGCTGCGAACCCAGAACGGGCATCAGGCCCTTTATGAACCTGGTCACCCAGGTCATGACCACCGAGCCCTACGCCAGTGCCAGATGCGTCTTCTGGATCGTCGACAACGGCTCCTCCCACCGAGGGAAGAAGGCCATAGATCGCCTGACCAGGGCGTTTCCGAACACTGTTATGGTCCACACCCCCGTGCACGCCTCCTGGACGAACCAGGTCGAGATCTTCTTCTCCATCGTCCAGCGCAAGGTCGTCTCGCCCAACGACTTCACGGACCTCAGCGAGGTCCGGGACCGGCTCCGAGCATTCGAAGACCGCTACAACGCCACGGCACAACCATTCCAGTGGAGGTTTACCACCTCCGACCTGGACGATCTGCTGACCAGGCTCGACCGACACACACTCGATCGGCAGGAAGAATCCTCCGCCCGTCTCACCGCATGATCAACCCCCGAAGGACTTCGAGCGCCGACCACTTAGTAGGTCTCGAAGCGGGGGCGGATGGCCATGCGGAGCCTGGCGTTGGCGCTGCCGGTGACCAGCTCGATGCCGATCTGCGACCGGCCGGCGGGCAGCGGCCACAGCGCCGGGGCCTTGTCCAGCAAGGCCGCCGACCCTCCCTGCCCAGCGGTCCCGAGTCCGGGGCTGGCTGAACCGCCTGCGCGGTCCCTGAACGGCCATAGGCCATGACCGATGGCCGATCGGCCGCCGTCCAGCCATCACCCTGGACGACCTTCTGCACCATCCCCTTGTGCTCGGCCGGTTGCGCGTCAGGTGCTGGTGATGAGGGCGGCGGCCAGCGTGCCGATGATGAGGAACGGGCCGAAGGCCAGCGTGCTTTTGCGGGTGCCGCATCGGGCAACGAGCAAGTAGGCCGCCACGGCGGCCGCGAGCAGGAAACTCACCACGAGCCCCAGGAACGCCGCCTGCCAGCTGTGCCATCCCAGGAGGGCGCTGAGCGAAACAGCTAGCTTTGTGTCACCCATGCCCATGCCGCCCAGGGCAAGCAGGGTGAACAGCACGCCAGCTGCGGCCGCGGCGGCCAGAGCGCGCACGAGACTGCCGTGCTCGTGGTGTGCTGCGGCGACGGTGAGCAGCGTGAGGGTGCCGATGGCGGCTGGCAGGGTCAGGGCATTCGGTAGGCGTTGGACGGCGCTGTCGATCAGGAGCAGGGCGGAGCCGAGGAGCGCCAGCCAGTACTGGGCGGCGGCGTACCAGCCGGCCGCCCCGCCGACGGCGACTGCGGCGAATGCTGCCGCGGTTGTCACCTCCGGAAGCCACGCGGCGCCCAGAGGCGTACGGCAGGCTGGGCACCGGCCGTCCGGCGGCAGCAACCGC includes:
- a CDS encoding DUF2637 domain-containing protein, with product MAEGTGRPSEIGRAHRILISVVVAGAVAIAGIGFAGSYAAVRELAERKGFGAFSVVFPIGIDAGIVVLLALDLLLTWIRIPFPLLRQTAWLLTTATVAFNGASAWPDALGVGMHAVIPVLFVVAVEAARHAIGRIADITADKHMEGVRITRWLLSPVPTFLLWRRMKLWELRSYDAVIKLEQERLVYQARLRSRFGRGWRRKAPVESLMPLRLARYGVPLVETAPAGLAAAGNEAPIEALAAPASAELVSADGPQYSPGASEDTTELSGRRGEETSTVAAGVSAREVPERAADLADAFRAYLAQYGASPNSRQFALYLVDVGITDPETGGPLPEAMLRPALQELRRQRPALAGDAMDVVDPKPEQWQGAGTGQPYSSVAEHESASPAPTATAPLPEPVATASATGGQGAHHPVSSATGQGATGQTDVAASARPSTIPPARVPDAVGQPELWETASQNTGEATARKPQPQQQELDPEEQRIEQVVQWLIEAEATGKRLSGAEVARRLQVAPRTGQRVVAAAKEVKEARERQQGRSHLRSVTHRT
- a CDS encoding phage holin family protein; amino-acid sequence: MPKRRRWLSHLVWTEFLAPWIFPINLDGTREWKWWNPRGFLLLVCSPVAVLWALGPNNDATWWARILTALAGVVGAAVLVLAFIGYRRLAAPPAATNDSDPHSPSERDRLFSGPQ
- a CDS encoding GNAT family N-acetyltransferase translates to MDTYLETERLALRRFTADDADLLIELDSDPAVMRYLTGGNPTAPEVVRERYLPNILDGYEKWGGDLGLFAAHEKDGGAFIGWFILRPAPEGPLDEVELGYRLRQAAWGKGYATEGSRALLGKAFTELGVRMVWAETMSVNHGSRNIMEKLEMTLADTIPTPSDMEMIEGSEHGGVRYEITKEQWKQQ
- a CDS encoding IS630 family transposase; translated protein: MPLASAAPVMLTASERHRLKKMAYGHKTPHQARQRATIVLLAARGRPNARIAVQTRLHVDTVRTWRGRFAAGGLPALADRKRSGRPVSFTALQVAEVKALACQLPARTGAPLSRWSCPELAREVVAQSIAGSISSSTVRRWLKQDALRPWQFQSWISVRDPAFRPKAARVLDLYARTFDDVPLGEDEYVISADEKTSIQARCRCHPTLAPGQARAMRVNHEYDRGGAVAYLAAYDVHRARVFGRCEPRTGIRPFMNLVTQVMTTEPYASARCVFWIVDNGSSHRGKKAIDRLTRAFPNTVMVHTPVHASWTNQVEIFFSIVQRKVVSPNDFTDLSEVRDRLRAFEDRYNATAQPFQWRFTTSDLDDLLTRLDRHTLDRQEESSARLTA
- a CDS encoding prepilin peptidase, whose amino-acid sequence is MALHQLLAPLLGLVAGSALRPVVVALAVPAGHPPSVTCPACSPLPPPAGGLQALRLLPPDGRCPACRTPLGAAWLPEVTTAAAFAAVAVGGAAGWYAAAQYWLALLGSALLLIDSAVQRLPNALTLPAAIGTLTLLTVAAAHHEHGSLVRALAAAAAAGVLFTLLALGGMGMGDTKLAVSLSALLGWHSWQAAFLGLVVSFLLAAAVAAYLLVARCGTRKSTLAFGPFLIIGTLAAALITST